The following is a genomic window from Nicotiana tabacum cultivar K326 chromosome 3, ASM71507v2, whole genome shotgun sequence.
AAAGTGTATTCTTCAGAGGGGATGCTCTGATGTAAatcaacctccacttccaaccaagaggttgtgagttcaaatctccccaagagcaaggtgggaagttcttggagggaaggatgccgggggtctatttggaaacagcctctctacctcagggtagaggtaaggtctgcgtacacactacctttccCAGACCcaactaagtgggattatactgggttgttgttgttgttgattgcttCAAGTCTTGTGGGTCttattgctttttcttttcttttacgtTTCTCTTTTAAAAGCACTTGAGAGTGATATAGTTAGAAAATCCCAGCCTTGTGGGACAAATTCtctatttatttgttttatttttagaattcaaTTCATTGTCATCACAAATGCTACAGGATCAGGCAAGTCCCCGATTGATGCACACTTATATAACAACAAACTTCAAGGAATTTAGGGTCTGCACAGGTTATGAGTTAGAAGCAAACACGAAACTGTCCGATTCATCACTAATGCGACATGCTCACCGTCTCGCCAGTTTAGTTGCTCATGTACTTTATAAATGTCTCTTGATGTCAATGCAATCTCCAATGTTCGAAATTATTCGTGAAGATTTTATAATATCGGCAGATTCGTCTCTGAGTCCACGCTGGTACCTGCTAAGCCAATCAAACTGTTATGTTACGACGATCATCCTGAGCTTCACTCTGAATTGTTTGAATTCTTCAATCTTTCATTGCGCAGAACATTTGGCGCCGGCATGTACAAGTGGTTCCGAACCAAATACAACTGTGCTTTAACCTTATGTTTCATCAATATTCAAGCTATTCTGCTCCAATTTATATCTAGAAAAATAGTATAACAGAAGAGGAGCAAAGAAACCAATAATCCCAAGAGCAGCAGCTGATACTATGCAGTAGAGTTCTTGGATCCTAGGTAACCTGGATTTGAATATGAACAAACAATCAAAATTATGATGATGCTCATAGCATATCGTAGGTTCAAGCGAAATGGGCAGACCTTGTAATATACTCGGaaaggaaattttttgaaatcatttcataACTGATGGAAGTTACAGAGCTGGAGATGACACAGCAGAAGCATAGAAGCAAACCAGGACCTATTAATTCAGGAAGATGAAAAAGCCCTGCAATTTTACAACCAAAATTACATAATACAGAGTTGAGAGATGAACTGCTTTTCTGGACTAATATACTTCCACACTTTACCTCCAACCTTCCTTTGAAGGAGATAGAATAGGGTGACGAGAGACAAGGCAGCAGTGAATGACGTTGCAAGAGCCTTCATTTTCATCAATACGATTAGCAATGAGAGTTTGTTAAAGCATGAATATTATCCTACTAGTTATTGCAAGAAAATAGGCAAAACTGTACTAACCAATCCTTGCACTCCACTATTTAATCTGTAAACAAAGAACCAATCCAAGAGAGCATTTAGAGCAATAGCTCCAATACTAACCAGGAAAGGTCTCAGTCCATCTCCAAAGGCATAAAATACTGCGACTAGCAACTCTCTGACGATCAAGAATGGTGAGCCAAGAGAATCTACACAAAGATAACTATGTCAAGAATCTATTCCCAAAAaggttctttctttttctttattaacaagtaatttaaacaaaaaagtaATCTATGTCTGATGTCTAGACATAGATTCAGCCCTCACGAGTACATAGGTGCTCTTATTTTGAATCCCCTCCTCCAAAGTAAAATAGTAATTCAGACACCCTAATATGAGTTTATCCAATACTTACAGAAAAGATATAGAGAAGAAACTAAAGCACTTGCCGAAGAATCAAATGCATATCGCTCAAACAAGATGCGGATGATTGGATTGGCCAAGCTACTCATGACTGAAAGGATTGGCAGGAGAATGACCTGTATAAAACAGGAAAATTGTAGCACACTCAGTAATCAAGTACATTCGATAAACACACTTGTTGATGAAAAAACTTATACATTTCATTTGCATCTGCATTACAGCATTATTGATATGGGCTCGAATAGAGTGGAGTGCATATAGTGAACTCATACAGCTGAATCTGACCCAACCTAGTTGTTCATTTTCTGTATTAGGGGCTTATGAAAGAGCCCAATGAAAATCAATTTACAAAAACGGACTCCAAAATCTTATTTGGACTGTAAAGGTCCTAGGCCAACTTTGAGGAATCTGTAAAGAGGAATGATATCCAAAAGTAACTGCAAAACAATATACAATTCATCCACTTATTGTGAAAATTCATCTACTCCAACAGGTTCAGAGATTGAGGAAAAAGACAATGAAATAGTTATTTGATGAGATTAGTTTAGAAATACTTTTAAGAGAATATGGGACGGAAAGTGTTCCTTCACAGTTTATTTGCATCAAGTTAGAATAAGATCAATATTATTTTTAGTACATAAAACTGAAAAATTGAAGCACAGAAAGGAGCAATCATTTTGGGGTACTCCAAAAAGAACAAGTTAGTTAAATGAATGGCAGAATACAGCTCGAGATTAAAAAAAAGTCTATGTTTTCCTTCACAGTCCTACCAAAGTTGCAAAAATATTGATCAATCACAAACATTCAAGATAACAATAACCTGCTTCTAAAATAAATGTCCTAACCATGCATAGCAAGACGGCTCTGTTTATCTTCTCTACTAGGGTTGGCCATGACTCAGTCTGTGAAAGACTTCGGAATTAGAGGGCAAATATAACTGAAAGACTAACAAGAAAAGGTTACAAAATGTTCATCACAAATCGAAAGGGATATGAAAAATATGAGGAGCACCTTTATCAGTCTGGACAACATGGGTAAAATAGGCAGTATAACGATGCTTGAAAGCAACCCCAAAGGTGCCATGACCAAAAGAAAAGCATCTGAAATTTAAAACATATCAATGATGAAATGAGATTTTTCTTGATAAGGTAAGGTAATcaatgatgaaaaagaattagGGCATCCGATTTAAAAATACAATGAAGAACCTACAGCAAAATGGGAAAACAAAAAAGTATGGCAGAGCTCTGACACAGTAAAAGGATGAAAACCCAGTGTCCTGCAGGGAGGCTTTCAGAGAAATTGCCTGAATAACACTTTACATTTTGCATTATGCTACTCTGGCAGTATGTTCCACATTAAAGTTGTTTCCTATAAAACCCTTGTCTGACTGTCGCTCACAATAGAATTGAAGGACTACTTCATGGTCAATAGAAGATTCATGGATCtcactaatagcctgtttggccaagcttatttttggtcaaaagtgcttttttttggccaaaagcacttttggtctcaatttgaggtgtttggccatgcttttgaggagaaacagaagcagttttggagaagcagaaaaaagtagcttctctccaaaagcacttttttgagaagcacttttgagaagaatacacttagaagcagttttttaaagcttggtcaaacactaattgctgctcagaagtgcttttcaaactaattagccaaacacaaactgcttctcaccaaaagtacttttgagaaaagcacttttgaaaaaaagcacttctcaaaataatctgatttttgcagcttggccaaacgggctataagtcCTGTCACTCTTCCACATAGATTCGCTGTTTCAGAAGTTTTTCATTCATTGTGGAAGCTGTTCTTTCAGTTAAAAAAGAAGCCAACGATAGCACTTGGTATTTAATTACATAGCACCATCCTTTCTCTGTGTGAAAAGCCATTGACATACAACTTGTATCGATCATCCGTGCTGTCAAATACACTGTTCAAACATGTCGTACTTGAAAAACAACTTGCAAATTTTGTCTTACAGTCTCTCAAGGGTTTAACTAAAAGATGGttatttaacttctttttttacttttatttttatttggtatAATGATGACATGAGATTGAGCTTAAATGGagaagtgaggattcatatagccgacccaaCTTGTGCGTAGTTGTTGTTGATACTGGACCAAAACCCAATGTTTTTAATAagaaggtacaaaagcaaaaagaGTTAAGTTAGAGATATACTTTTGGATGACACATAACTATGAGGGACTGTTAGAGCTTCCACCTAATTTGGATCATAAATTGCATCTATTTACTTTGTTCAAGAGGTGCTTGGGGTATGAAGAATCGAAGCTTCATAAGGATTAACAGCTTTGCCACAGTCAAAGATGTAGAGCTAGACTTCCCAATGATATAAACTTGTAACCAAATGCATGCTATCAAGCATAAAGCAACAGACCTTCAATCTTACAACTTTTTGCTTGCATTTTGTATCTTTTGTTTCCTTTCTTTTAACATTGCGGAGGCAATAATCTGACCCGCCATATCAAACCTTTTGATTTAGATTCTGCATTTTATACACTATCTGTCCTCAAAAAAGAGGAATTACACGGCGTTGTTTTCATGACAAAGAATTACAAAGGCCAGAAAGTTGTGCTTGATCAACATGGAAAAGGACacagaaaaatttcactttcacTTACATGAAAGGCCTGCGGCAGCACCAGGAAAATGAGATGCAAAACAGATGTCAGTAAATGATGCTATTTGTGCCAAGCCTGAATTGAATATTGCTGGTACTAGTACTGAGAAAAGCTATGAAAAAACACAGCAGAAAAGTGATCGAAAGCAATCAATTGAGTGGAAAGGAAATACGTGGAAAGAAGCAGAAGGTCAAAGAGGTCTACTTCACAAAGATCCCTGCTCCTGAATCCATCAATCCATGAAGCTGACATAAGTTCATGCCATGCTCCCCTTAGCAATGCCACCTGAAATCAAGCATAACGTATAACTCATGTCCAATTTAATTTAAGAAACAAGCATGTGTATGACgtggaaaacaaaaaagaaagacaCACACCATATAACATAGGATTGAGTCTTTTAACCTAAAAATATAACTAAAGTATGAAAGAGTCAGAGGTCAGCAACAGAGACCTGGATAATCCATTGAACGACTACACCAAGGGAAGCTCCACAGGACAGAAGAA
Proteins encoded in this region:
- the LOC107795440 gene encoding uncharacterized protein LOC107795440 isoform X1: MYSTAGYTLVDCSQLQLSSPISKSSLQLIHPRKIVSISLVFEKTHRYPNGFRRIRIIPGRQVSSHSPAASSNNNYAFDCDSTHNDFVLPPGKLQFRNVTWIGIATITSKVLGLVREIVIASVFGIGPVATAFRYASVLPGFAASVLGGVNGPIHITMAATLSKLPQDRQEKLFKHANTVMILVGGLVAALVFIFSKSLIHVYAPGLWTSTEGQITSQIAIQQLKIMSSCIVFAGPVGLGFGYLSAKGENVFPAISPAFSSLLLIASCLFYSFSRKSDALSSGGVLLSCGASLGVVVQWIIQVALLRGAWHELMSASWIDGFRSRDLCELFSVLVPAIFNSGLAQIASFTDICFASHFPGAAAGLSYAFLLVMAPLGLLSSIVILPILPMLSRLIKTESWPTLVEKINRAVLLCMVILLPILSVMSSLANPIIRILFERYAFDSSASALVSSLYLFYSLGSPFLIVRELLVAVFYAFGDGLRPFLVSIGAIALNALLDWFFVYRLNSGVQGLALATSFTAALSLVTLFYLLQRKVGGLFHLPELIGPGLLLCFCCVISSSVTSISYEMISKNFLSEYITRLPRIQELYCIVSAAALGIIGFFAPLLLYYFSRYKLEQNSLNIDET
- the LOC107795440 gene encoding uncharacterized protein LOC107795440 isoform X2; this encodes MYSTAGYTLVDCSQLQLSSPISKSSLQLIHPRKIVSISLVFEKTHRYPNGFRRIRIIPGRQVSSHSPAASSNNNYAFDCDSTHNDFVLPPGKLQFRNVTWIGIATITSKVLGLVREIVIASVFGIGPVATAFRYASVLPGFAASVLGGVNGPIHITMAATLSKLPQDRQEKLFKHANTVMILVGGLVAALVFIFSKSLIHVYAPGLWTSTEGQITSQIAIQQLKIMSSCIVFAGPVGLGFGYLSAKGENVFPAISPAFSSLLLIASCLFYSFSRKSDALSSGGVLLSCGASLGVVVQWIIQVALLRGAWHELMSASWIDGFRSRDLCELFSVLVPAIFNSGLAQIASFTDICFASHFPGAAAGLSYAFLLVMAPLGLLSSIVILPILPMLSRLIKVILLPILSVMSSLANPIIRILFERYAFDSSASALVSSLYLFYSLGSPFLIVRELLVAVFYAFGDGLRPFLVSIGAIALNALLDWFFVYRLNSGVQGLALATSFTAALSLVTLFYLLQRKVGGLFHLPELIGPGLLLCFCCVISSSVTSISYEMISKNFLSEYITRLPRIQELYCIVSAAALGIIGFFAPLLLYYFSRYKLEQNSLNIDET
- the LOC107795440 gene encoding uncharacterized protein LOC107795440 isoform X3, whose product is MYSTAGYTLVDCSQLQLSSPISKSSLQLIHPRKIVSISLVFEKTHRYPNGFRRIRIIPGRQVSSHSPAASSNNNYAFDCDSTHNDFVLPPGKLQFRNVTWIGIATITSKVLGLVREIVIASVFGIGPVATAFRYASVLPGFAASVLGGVNGPIHITMAATLSKLPQDRQEKLFKHANTVMILVGGLVAALVFIFSKSLIHVYAPGLWTSTEGQITSQIAIQQLKIMSSCIVFAGPVGLGFGYLSAKGENVFPAISPAFSSLLLIASCLFYSFSRKSDALSSGGVLLSCGASLGVVVQWIIQVALLRGAWHELMSASWIDGFRSRDLCELFSVLVPAIFNSGLAQIASFTDICFASHFPGAAAGLSYAFLLVMAPLGLLSSIVILPILPMLSRLIKTESWPTLVEKINRAVLLCMVILLPILSVMSSLANPIIRILFERYAFDSSASALVSSLYLFYSLGSPFLIVRELLVAVFYAFGDGLRPFLALATSFTAALSLVTLFYLLQRKVGGLFHLPELIGPGLLLCFCCVISSSVTSISYEMISKNFLSEYITRLPRIQELYCIVSAAALGIIGFFAPLLLYYFSRYKLEQNSLNIDET